A stretch of the Lolium perenne isolate Kyuss_39 chromosome 3, Kyuss_2.0, whole genome shotgun sequence genome encodes the following:
- the LOC127341854 gene encoding GDSL esterase/lipase At5g45910 produces the protein MKQHLWQCAVLLLFLLFAQSEPAVLSASHSIGHRRYGSIFSFGDSFADTGNKPIAFAANSVPVTVMRRPYGDTFFGHPTGRTTDGRLILDFLAENLGLPFVPPSLAHNGSFHRGANFAVAGATTLDADFFHDRNIPGAPSKFPLNTSLNVQLEWFEKLKPSLCGSTQECKEFLGGRSLFFVGEFGVNDYHLSLKKWSVEQVRSLVPLVIETISAAIERLIKHGATSLVVPGVIPSGCSPPILTMFADARPPKYDPKTGCLRAHNELGIHHNTLLQDSLRRLRAKHPGVTIVYADFFSPVMEMIESPHKFGFRQDVLQVCCGGPGRYNYNDSVSCGDPGATACESPSSSLYFDGVHLTEPGYRYVADGWLNSINSAASANTGWCRSEL, from the exons ATGAAGCAGCACTTGTGGCAGTGTGCCGtcttgctcctcttcctcctcttcgcaCAGTCGGAGCCGGCCGTCCTCTCGGCCTCCCACTCCATCGGTCACCGGCGGTACGGCTCCATCTTCAGCTTTGGTGACTCGTTCGCCGATACGGGCAACAAGCCAATCGCTTTCGCGGCTAACTCCGTCCCCGTCACCGTGATGCGGCGTCCCTACGGGGACACCTTCTTCGGCCACCCCACCGGCCGCACCACCGACGGCCGCCTCATCCTGGACTTCCTCG CTGAGAACCTGGGGTTGCCGTTCGTGCCGCCCTCACTAGCGCACAACGGGAGCTTTCATCGAGGCGCCAACTTCGCCGTCGCCGGCGCCACGACCCTGGACGCTGATTTCTTCCACGACAGGAACATCCCGGGGGCTCCCAGCAAGTTCCCTCTCAACACCAGCTTAAACGTGCAGCTGGAGTGGTTCGAGAAGCTCAAGCCCTCCCTGTGTGGTTCCACACAAG AGTGCAAGGAGTTCCTGGGCGGCAGATCCCTCTTCTTCGTGGGCGAGTTCGGGGTCAACGACTACCACCTGTCGTTGAAGAAATGGAGCGTAGAACAAGTCAGATCGCTCGTTCCCCTTGTCATCGAGACAATCTCCGCGGCCATCGAG AGGCTGATCAAGCACGGGGCGACGAGTCTGGTGGTTCCCGGGGTGATCCCGTCGGGATGCTCGCCGCCGATCCTGACCATGTTCGCCGACGCCCGACCGCCCAAATACGACCCCAAGACTGGTTGCCTAAGAGCGCACAACGAGCTCGGGATCCACCACAACACGCTGCTACAAGACTCCCTGCGCAGGCTCCGGGCCAAGCACCCGGGCGTCACCATCGTCTACGCCGATTTCTTCAGCCCCGTCATGGAGATGATCGAGTCGCCTCACAAGTTTG GGTTCAGACAAGATGTTCTTCAAGTTTGCTGCGGGGGTCCCGGAAGATACAACTACAACGACAGCGTTTCTTGCGGTGATCCAGGTGCGACCGCGTGCGAGAGCCCGTCATCTTCTCTCTATTTCGACGGCGTTCACTTGACGGAGCCAGGTTACCGCTACGTCGCCGATGGCTGGTTGAACAGCATAAACTCGGCTGCTAGCGCCAATACAGGCTGGTGCAGGAGCGAGCTCTGA
- the LOC127341853 gene encoding probable inactive receptor kinase At4g23740 — protein MPPRLLRLAALLLLCATLAAPEPDADRAALLDFLSGVNGGRARINWATTLPVCANWTGITCSPDGTHVTELRLPGLGLTGPFPRRTLGRLAALQVLSLRANTLTGAFPDELLALDRLTGLHLQLNAFSGALPPDLARLRALQVLDLSFNAFTGALPAQLSADLLALNLSNNSLSGPVPDLALPALQFLNLSNNHLAGHIPRSLLRFPDSSFAGNTLTRSTPLPPLPPPSSPTPTAPSTKHHRLTEAAILATVVGGCVLAFAVTAVLLIAFCNRRPTTYEDKAADKKGRESPESKAVTGKANDGNRLVFFEGPSLAFDLEDLLHASAEVLGKGAFGTAYRALLEDATTVVVKRLKEVSAGRRDFEQQMELIGRIRHGNVAELRAYYYSKDEKLLVYDYYARGSVSNMLHGKRGLDRTPLDWETRVRIALGAARGIAHIHTENNGKFVHGNIKASNVFLNGQQYGCISDLGLASLMNPITARSRSLGYCAPEITDTRKSTQCSDVYSFGVFILELLTGKSPVQITGGGNEVVHLVRWVQSVVREEWTAEVFDGELMRYPNIEEEMVEMLQIAMACVSRTPERRPKMLDMVRMLEEVGRNDVGTRPSTEASTPVGEAWNKAESSSAAL, from the exons atgccgccgCGGCTGCTCCGCCTagcggcgctcctcctcctctgcgccACGCTCGCCGCACCCGAACCAGACGCCGACAGGGCGGCACTCCTCGACTTCCTCTCAGGCGTAAACGGCGGCCGCGCGCGCATCAACTGGGCCACCACCCTGCCCGTCTGCGCCAACTGGACCGGCATCACCTGCAGCCCCGACGGCACCCACGTCACCGAGCTCCGTCTCCCCGGTCTCGGCCTCACAGGCCCATTCCCACGCCGCACGCTCGGCCGCCTCGCGGCGCTGCAGGTGCTCAGCCTGCGCGCCAACACCCTCACGGGCGCCTTCCCGGACGAGCTCCTGGCCCTCGACCGCCTCACGGGGCTCCACCTCCAGCTCAACGCCTTCTCCGGCGCCCTGCCCCCCGACCTCGCCCGGCTGCGCGCGCTGCAGGTGCTCGACCTCTCCTTCAACGCCTTCACCGGCGCCCTCCCCGCGCAGCTCTCCGCCGACCTCCTCGCGCTCAACCTCTCCAACAACTCCCTCTCCGGCCCCGTCCCGGACCTCGCCCTCCCCGCGCTCCAGTTCCTCAACCTCTCCAACAACCACCTCGCCGGCCACATCCCCCGCTCCCTCCTCCGCTTCCCCGACTCATCCTTCGCCGGAAACACCCTAACCCGCTCCACTCCCCTCCCCCCACTCCCCCCACCGTCATCACCCACCCCGACCGCGCCATCCACCAAACACCATCGTCTAACCGAGGCGGCCATCCTCGCCACCGTCGTCGGCGGCTGCGTCCTGGCCTTCGCCGTCACCGCCGTGCTCCTCATAGCCTTCTGCAACCGCCGTCCCACCACCTACGAGGACAAGGCCGCCGACAAAAAAGGCCGGGAATCCCCCGAGTCCAAGGCGGTGACGGGCAAAGCCAACGACGGCAACCGGCTCGTCTTCTTCGAGGGCCCGTCCCTGGCCTTCGACCTCGAGGACCTGCTCCACGCCTCCGCCGAGGTGCTCGGCAAGGGCGCCTTCGGCACGGCCTACCGCGCGCTGCTCGAGGACGCCACCACCGTCGTCGTCAAGCGCCTCAAGGAGGTCAGCGCCGGCCGCCGCGACTTCGAGCAGCAGATGGAGCTCATCGGCCGGATCCGCCACGGCAATGTGGCCGAGCTGAGGGCATACTACTACTCCAAGGACGAGAAGCTGCTCGTCTACGACTACTACGCCAGGGGAAGCGTATCCAACATGCTACATG GGAAGAGAGGTCTGGACAGAACACCATTGGATTGGGAAACTAGAGTAAGGATAGCCCTGGGTGCAGCTAGAGGGATCGCACACATTCACACCGAGAACAATGGGAAATTTGTTCATGGCAACATCAAGGCCTCAAATGTCTTCCTCAACGGCCAGCAATATGGCTGCATCTCTGACCTTGGCTTGGCATCACTGATGAACCCGATAACAGCAAGGTCCCGTTCTCTGGGATACTGCGCACCTGAGATCACCGACACAAGGAAATCGACACAATGTTCTGATGTCTACAGCTTCGGTGTCTTCATACTCGAGCTCCTCACAGGCAAGTCGCCCGTTCAGATAACCGGCGGGGGCAATGAGGTTGTGCACCTTGTCAGGTGGGTGCAGTCCGTTGTCCGGGAGGAGTGGACCGCCGAAGTGTTTGACGGCGAGCTGATGAGGTACCCTAACATCGAGGAGGAGATGGTGGAGATGCTTCAGATCGCAATGGCATGCGTCTCAAGGACCCCAGAACGGCGACCGAAGATGCTGGACATGGTGAGGATGCTTGAAGAGGTTGGCAGGAATGATGTTGGAACTCGGCCTTCGACAGAGGCCTCGACTCCGGTGGGGGAAGCTTGGAACAAGGCAGAAAGCTCATCTGCAGCCCTCTGA